The Cottoperca gobio chromosome 5, fCotGob3.1, whole genome shotgun sequence region tacataagaccaatgaatttttttttttttaaatacagaaatgtcagccttctgaaaagtatgttcatgtgtctgcactcagtacttggttgggcctccttttgcatgaattactgcatcaatgcggcgtggcatggaggcgatCAGCCTGTGGCACTGCTGAGGGGATATGGAAGCCCAGGTTGCTTCGATAGCGGCCTTCAGCTTGTCTGCATTGTTGGGTCTtgtgtctctcatcttcctcctgaCAATACTCCAGAGATTCTCTATAGGGTTCAGGTCAGGAGAGTTTGCAGGCCAATCAAGCACATTGATTCCATGGTCATTAAACCACTTTTGGCAGTATGGGCAGGTGCAATgtcctgctggaaaatgaaatcagcatCTCCATAAAGCTTgtcagaagaaggaagcatgaCGTGCTCGAAAGCTTCCTGGTAGACGGCTGCGTTGACTTTGACTTGagaaaacacagtggaccaacaccagccgatgacatggctccccaaatcatcactgactgtggaaacttcacacgggacttcaagcaacttggattctgTGCCTCTCCACTCTTCCTCCAGACGGGGACCTcgatttccaaatgaaatgaaaatttactttcatctgaaaagaggactttggaccactgttCTTTTTCTCCTTAGCCCAGGTAAGATGCTTCTGAcgttgtctctggttcaggagtggcttGACACGAGAAATGCGACAGTTGTAGTCCATGTCCTGGATGCGTCTGTGCGTGGTGGCTCttcactgactccagcctcagtccTTGTGAAGCTCCTGGCCTTTTTAAATGGCCTTTGCTTGACGATCCTCTCAAGGCTgttatccctgttgcttgtgcaccttttccgaccacactttttccttccactcaactttctatggatatgtttggatacagcactctgggaacagccaGCTTCTTGATCAATGACCTTTTGAGGCTTCCCCTTCTTGTGGAGCgtgtcaatgactgtcttctGGACAACTGTCAAGTCGGCAGTCTTCCTCATGATTGTGAAGCCTGCTGAACCAGATTGAGAGACCATGtaaaggctcaggaaacctttgcaggtgttttgagttcattagctGATTAGAGTGTGACACCGTGAGTCaacaatattgaactttttcacaatattctaatttacTGAGATACTcatttttgggttttcattagctgtaagccGAAATCGTCAAGATTAAAACTAATGcaggcttgaaatatttcactttgtgtgtaataaatccatataatatgagtttcactttttgaattgaattaatgaaataaattaacttttccacgatattctaatttattgagatgtacctgtacATTCAAGTAGTTCATACATATACTTATGCATGGCAGATGGACAagaattaaaacacacaaccaAAATAAACAAAGCTAACTTATAGAAATGGCTTTCAGCAGCCAAACCACAGATTCAGCAGGTCTGAAAGTTTAGGAGCTACAACCGCAAAAGCGctcattttggatttaaaatggGAAGAaggaacattacattacagaacAGATAAAGGCCTTGATCAGGTGATCAGAGTAACCATCAGCTAGAATTCACAACAATTCTGCTATATATGCAAAACCGGCCTCAGTAACTTTGCATCTCTTCTCAgttttaaaactgtttaaaagACCAGATCCTGGGACTATCCAACTCTTGATATCCTATGAGTAAAGAGTAAATACTAAACTTAGAGATTGCCTTCCAGTACTTTGCACTATATAATGATATTAATCCAAAAGGGGCTTTTTttggagatgtgtttgtgtgtgtcttctcttaTTTTTTTCTGCTGTTGCAAAAAAGATCCTGTCTCATTGTATATAACCTTTTAGTTAATCAGGTGGTTTCATTGACAATAAATCCTCAACATCCAAGTCTATGTTGAAGAAATTTAAACAATGTTTCTCTTTCATCATGCCCTTTGTGTCCCCGTCCAGTGTGCTCCTGTTCCCGCCTCTACCCAGCAGACTGCGGTACCTGATCCACAGGACCATAGAGGACCTGCCAGATTTCTCTACCTTCTCAGTAGGGGACAGCTGGTGCCGTAGGGTGGTGGTCTGCCATTCTGAGCTCAGGTACTGGATGCAGATCTCAGTTATTTGATGTGCATTAACATCTTAATGTATTGTTAAGAATGTGCACTTTGCCTGTGATGTAACCAAAAAGAAAggtattgttttagttttttgttgcaCGTTGCTgtggtttgttgtgtttctaAATCCCTGAGTGTTTTAGTCGaaattgcatttacatttttgtagaaatatatttttgtagaaTAAGACATTTGTGTTCTTTGGTAGGAGTGAGGTAGAGGAAGACCATGACTTGGAGAGCAACAACAGCTTGTGTGAAGAGATGGGTGGCAACGGCAAGCCTAAATCTTCAATCCCATCGCGAAACCGAGGACCGAAGAGGCCGGACAAACCCCTTTACATGCCACGAGCTGCTCGGGAGAGACTGTCCTTACAAAACCCACAAGGAGACCAAGGGTTTCCCGGTCCAGCCTCAAATAGCTGTAGCTGCATCAGCAGTCCATCTGACTCTTGTTTCTGTCCAGAAACTTCAGAAATATCATCCAACTCCAGTCCTCCCCAGTGTAGTGGAGGGTGTCCTCGACCATGTAGCTGACAGTTCAGCACCTTGTCCTCAGGAAGAGACGCTGCATGACGCTGAGCCCGGAGTCTGGGAACAGACTGTGTCTTGCTTTAATGACATGACTctggaggaggatgagaagaCCATGGAAGACATATGCACGGCGTACACGGATGATGTAATTGACGAGGTAAgcctgcttttattttgaatgttctGTTATTTCTTTACATGTTTCTATTGATGCATAGTTTATACGTCTTACTGGCATACACATTAATATTATCATCTGTTTCATCATTGAGATATTTTTCATTGCTCTGtacttttgtgttgtttttggtgagggggggggggatttcatTCATATTACATTAAAGGGAAAATCAGTGTTGTTGGTAGGATACATTATACAGTGTTTTGGTTGATTCGGATATTCAGCCATGTTTATTCGACccaagaaatgcagtagaggcCGAAGCTGCGGCTTCATTAGGCGCGCAGGAGGATATGGCTGGTGGGGACCCTCCAGTTGTCAGAATTCTCAGTGCAATGCATCCTGGTGTATGTAGTCACTTTTGGCACGGCTCCACGAGCAGGAGAACTCGGCTTTCTCGATCAATACAACACATACTGAGGAATGTAACTTAAATTGAATACATTTACCATCAATACTGATTGGACACGCACATAAAAGGTGGCACATTTTCCCTTTAAACTCTGTCATGTTGAGGCTACattaacattatatattttaatcagttattttgtgtttgtcctATCAGATCAAGGCACATCTGAAAGAGACACTGACTGTTTCCATTCAGCACGTTCACAATGACTACTCCCTTTATGAGAATGCGTGTATCAGCCCGGACAAGTTTTGCCACGTGATCGAGATCTACGACTTTCCACCCCTTTTCAAAACCGATGACCTCATGGATGCTTTCACAGACTACAGGTGCGAGCAGAGAGTTTCGGTCCTAAACCTCTCTACAGATCTGTCAGTTTGTCTCCATAGTTTTTCTATTCTAGTTCAGGAGACCTCTGGGTTTcagtttatttatgtattctgtATTTACTCTACAACAGTTTATGTTAAGTTTATGTTTGAGACGTTGAAAAACATCTGGTATGTCTAATGTAATTAACGTACATTAAGATCTCAAACAATTGCTCCAGCTACCAATCTCCTCAAGTGCTTTCCTGTCTGTTGCAGTGATGGTGGAATGAAGATCGAGTGGGTAGACGACACACACGCCCTGGGGGTGTTCTCCAGTGAGACCGCAGGTGAGTCCTTACTGCACAATGAATGTGGTGCTGGGAAAAATGTACTAACATAAAGCAATGTCATCTGCAGCACTCCATGCCCTCTCCATCTGCCATCCTATGCTGAAGGCCAGAACACTGGCTGAAGCGAGTAAAAAAGCCAAAGGAAAGGCCATGAGACGGGCAGGTAGGTGATTCCCTCAGCTTATATGAGCCTTATAGCGACTTGGAATAATATGGATGTTGAGgtatatgaaatattttgaaGGGGTATATTATATTGATTGAAGTGGGGATTGTATAAGGTTCTTATCCATAGTCCGTGTATTGTAGTCGGCTGTTGGCACGCCCCTAGTCTGGAGAAATAGACTGGCGTACCGGCACAGAAGGTtggcagcaaaatgtattttagccacttaaaaaaaattaaatgaagtgTATGCTTTGTTTGGAATATTCTCAACAATTTACCTTGCCGCCACACAGCATCTGTTTgcttgtgttattgtgtgactttggtgttttaaagtgtttgtttggattcaccaaagttgcccaataacattaacaaaatagccgatcgaggcagcggtagaccagaaACTCCCATGTTgtgcgaggtaaaattactgtttttttcaatggagtctggtggctttgaagagagcatagatatgTACTAGTATTCCTCCCAACTGTGGGCTTGCTGaccacactgtactgtaggtaaAACACTGCCTATGGACAGGTACCCCCATACAACCCCTTCTTCAAACTATCCCTTTCAagcaatatatttattttgttcatatATTGGTGCACTTCCTAAAATGTTTATCACTggatgattaaaacaaataaataaaatgtctacgTGATCAAgaactgtttatttttattcttaacTATTAAGGTACACTAATTCTTGATGTTGAGAATTCAGTACAGTGTAATCATCCATTGCTTTTAtgttatccccccccccccccccctccccttatGCTTACCCGGTTATTCAAACActcttgtgtattttattgttgtgttttatgtgtttgttgtcaAGAACTTTTTAACACTGGTTTGATAAGTGCTATACAATTAaacttcattattattattatgtggaTCAGATTATTGTTTCTGTGTCGTCTTCCAGAGTTTATCCAGCCAGTAAAGGAACGTCCCAGGACAGACTGTGCTGTTGCCAGGCGGATGGTGAGCAGAGCCTTGGGGCTGCAGGGACGAGGCAGAGTGCAGCGATTTTGAAGGGAATTGCAAACACCGTTGGCTAATACAGGTGAACGGACTAACACAAGTGACAAATTAAGGTTTAGGCATTTTAAGTCCACATAGGAAGAGTTGTAGAGTTTGCTGAGGAGTTGTTggaatttgttttccttttccatACTATAACTACCATAGTGATTTGATTGCTAGTGATCAGACTATTAAACATGGCACATGTAAAACCATCAATGGTAGAATACACATTACTGCAACGTgtcttttcactttttaaaaagcatttctaTGCACTGAAACATGATTAAAAAAGGTTCATAACATAAATTGAAATCTGCtttcaacaatatttatttcagaAATGTAATGCTTTTCCACATTCACCCTTGCATACAAATGATAACCAGTCAGGCAGCAAGCAACAAgttctctttttaaaatgaaggaTCCTTGATTTtgctaaatttaaaaaaaactaattcacAAAACATTGAAGAGGCATTTTCACAAACATCTGTGGCTTTTACAGTACATCCACAATGTTATCATAGTCCCTGACGGTAATAATGTAACACAACTCAGACACTGAGAAAGAAGCTGAGGGGATGCACAGGTCATGAAGATGAAAATGTGTGTCTGCTGAAACAaccaagaaaacaaataaataaataaaacatttttaaaagcgaGCTCAAGTATGTGGAACACAAAATCCTGGaataaaaaaagcacatttccaCTTAATTCagacttaatttaatttatgaaaATCTTTACTGATTGTCAGAAACACTGGAGGAAAGAAATCCAAGCAACTGTTGTGATAGATTAATTTACTGTGTTCAGCACTATAGATGTCAAAAATATATGCAGCTTTAGGTCGCTTATATTACAGTTTTGCTTACAAGTTTTCATCCTTTGTAGAAAGAAAGTTAAAAACAGGAAGTATTTGTCTTGTCAATTGTGCTGTTCCCATAGATGGTACCATATTGCTCTAGTTGTAATTATGCccataatgtatttgttttaggtTTCTAGTTAAAACCTTTAACTATCCAATACTGTAGAAGCAAATGTGATTTAAACACTCCACTATCAATTCAACTGTTTTGGGGAAACACCGTCTCAGATGTAGCACCAGGTTTAGCAGTAGACTATTTTCATTCATCCTAAGCAAACATAAGGGTAAAGGGCTCATCTAATAGATTTTGGTTTGAGGTTTTTCTCAAGCCTTTGTAACTTTGGCTTAGAAGACAACTGTTGGCAcagttaatttaataaattatttgacATCTCTCCCATTAAGCACCAGGTCCAAACCCTAATTTCACTGACAATAAGGCACTAAGAGATAAGGACACTTTTGTACAGCTGAATGTGGTTAATAGATTTAGTAAGCAAGCAGTTCATTTCCCCATTTGAATCGTTGTCCGTAGCACCAGCTGAGCCCAAAGACAATCCAGCTCTGCTCCAAGGAAGCAAAAACAGTACAGCTCCCTCTAGTGGTTGTCAAATATCAATATATGCTTCCCTcatgtccgtccgtctgtcgtCCACGTTTTGCTCTACCTGTGTGAAAGCTGGTTGTTCAACAATCCCGGGAACGTTTCCTCTGTTTCTGAGCTCCGTGAGCCACCTGTGAAGTCAAACAGGGAGAGAATGATGAAGACAAGAGCAATACTatgtaacataaaacaaatcaaatgctGAAGCTCCCGGTCAAACAAATCTAAACTTAAGACGGTATCACTCTTTTTGAAAGCACCATCCGCACAAACCATCCTGACAATAACTTCCTCCCCCGACGTGATGAGGTGACcagtgaaaaacatttcatttgcaATATATATTGACTTGATGTGCAGTCGGGATGTCACCATAGCAGAAATGTAGTactcgataccaataccagtgaaatgaTTAAAATTCCTGCATCTCTctatatctaatataatatcaattttatattgctgtaaaAACTGTATTAATTCAAGGTTCTTACCGAAAACTACGTTTTACAAGACTACATtcgaacacatcatgataacgttttAATTTATCTTCGCCCAATATTAATtgttactgaatagagcttgaacgcaccaCAGTGCAACTCTGTGGAACCTCCGTTCAGCGGCTGCTGACAGCGAACTACCTCTCCTACCTCAACACAGATTAGTTGTTCACAATGGGACATTATCAGGAGAAGAATAGGGTGTGTCTCCTGGACGAGTAAATAGTGAGAGTACAGTTAGTCCTGAGCACTTGCAGTTCTACAGTATtgtcacattttcagaattttggcatcgacttggaACCGAAGTGCAGTGTTCTCAAATCGGCAAACTTCTGGAAAAGTTATATTTTGTAGCAAGTtgttgtacaggactgtctcagaaaattagaatattgtgataaagttctttattttctgtaatgcaatttaaaaaaaaacaaatgtcatgcattctggattcattacaaatcaactgaaatattgcaagccttttattattttaatattgctgattatggcttacagcttaagaaaactcaaaaatcctatctcaaaaaattagaatagttcctcacaccaagtaaaaaaaaagatttataacagcaaaacaaaatcaaacatttgaaaatgtccattaatgcactcagtacttggttgggaatccttttgcacggattactgcatcaatgcggcgtggcatggagccaatcagcctgtggcattgctgaggtgttatggatgcccaggatgcttcaatagcggcctttagctcattagcattgttgggtctggtgtctttcagcttcttcttcacaataccccacatattctctatggggttcaggtcaggggaattggcaggccaatcgaggacagtaatgccatggtcagtacaccagttactggtggttttggcactgtgggcaggtgccagatcatgctggaaaatgaattcctcatctccatagagcttttcagcagacggaagcatgtagtgctctaaaatctcttggtacacagctgcatttactctgggcttgatgaaacacagtggaccaacaccagcagctgacatggctccccaaaccatcgctgactgtgggaacttcacactggatttcaagcaacttggattttgctcctctccagcctttctccagactctggcgccttgacttccaaatgaaatacaaaacttgctttcgtctgaaaagaggactttggaccactctgcaactgtccagtgcttcttttccatagcccaagtcagacgcttcttccgttgtcttgagttcagaagtggcttgaccatgggaatacggctattgtagcccatttcccggacacgtctgtgaacagtggcttttgatacctggactccagcttcagtccactgtctttgaagctcccccaaattctggaagcgactcttcttcacaatgctgttaaggctgcggtcatctctcttggttgtgcagcgtttcctgccacatttcccccttccaacagactttttgtggatgtgctttgaaactgcactctgtgcacagcttgctctttgagacatttctttttgtgtcttaccctcctgatggagggtgtcaatgatggtcctctggacagcagtcagatcagcagtcttccccatacttgtgatttagtttactgaaccaagctgagtgtttttcaaggctcaggaaacccttgcaggtgtttcgagttaattagacgattcaagtgattcgttgaacaccctactagtatactttttcatgatattctaatatttagagataggatatttgagttttcttaaactgtatgccataatcagcaatattaaaataataaaaggcttgcaatatttcagttgatttgtaatgaatccagaatgtatgacatttttgtttttttaattgcattacagaaaataaagaactttatcacaatattctaattttctgagacagtcctgtgtaccttttttaaatatcatctAACAATCTATTCTATTTTCTACAGAAAGGTCCAGCAGAGGTCTGCCTCCCTTGATTGGGCCTCTGTAGAGGCTCCACAGTGGCCACAAACAGCTGATCATGAA contains the following coding sequences:
- the r3hcc1 gene encoding LOW QUALITY PROTEIN: R3H and coiled-coil domain-containing protein 1 (The sequence of the model RefSeq protein was modified relative to this genomic sequence to represent the inferred CDS: inserted 2 bases in 1 codon), which produces MELLAKSVNVIYAPYGYTISLNQVQVQILDFNNNGSTLAFPCFDGIYLPKQEIQFLHHVKEELETYQQKSNHKSVLLFPPLPSRLRYLIHRTIEDLPDFSTFSVGDSWCRRVVVCHSELRSEVEEDHDLESNNSLCEEMGGNGKPKSSIPSRNRGPKRPDKPLYMPRAARERLSLQNPQGDQGFPGPASNSCSCISSPSDSCFCPETSEISSNSSXLPSVVEGVLDHVADSSAPCPQEETLHDAEPGVWEQTVSCFNDMTLEEDEKTMEDICTAYTDDVIDEIKAHLKETLTVSIQHVHNDYSLYENACISPDKFCHVIEIYDFPPLFKTDDLMDAFTDYSDGGMKIEWVDDTHALGVFSSETAALHALSICHPMLKARTLAEASKKAKGKAMRRAEFIQPVKERPRTDCAVARRMVSRALGLQGRGRVQRF